DNA sequence from the Pseudoxanthomonas indica genome:
CCATCGCCGAACTGCTGCTGGCGTGGACGCGCCAGGCCAGCGAAGGGGCCGCTCGCCCGGCCCGCAACGGATAAAGGAAGGGAGCACGATGAGTACAGCAGCCAGTGGTCGTCAGGGCATCCTGTCGTTGGCGGTCAAGGACAAGGCGGCGCTGTACAACGCCTACATGCCGTACATGAAGAATGGCGGCATCTTCGTGCCCACGCCCAAGCGTTACTTCCTGGGCGATGAAGTCTTCCTGCTGCTCACCCTGCCCGAATCCAGCGAACGCCTGCCGGTCGCCGGCAAGGTGGTGTGGGTCACCCCCGTCGGCGCCCAGGGCGCGCGCGCGGCGGGCATCGGCGTGCAGTTTCCGGAGAGCAGCGATGGCGAAGCCATCAAAAATCGCATCGAGACCTTGTTGGCCGGCACGC
Encoded proteins:
- a CDS encoding PilZ domain-containing protein yields the protein MSTAASGRQGILSLAVKDKAALYNAYMPYMKNGGIFVPTPKRYFLGDEVFLLLTLPESSERLPVAGKVVWVTPVGAQGARAAGIGVQFPESSDGEAIKNRIETLLAGTLSADKPTHTM